The Kluyvera intermedia genome window below encodes:
- a CDS encoding N(4)-(beta-N-acetylglucosaminyl)-L-asparaginase yields the protein MWGIIATWRMALEGVSDSATALAAGDVAATSVVDAVVAVEDFPFYKSVGYGGLPTENGEVELDAAWMDGDTLAFGAVGNLVDIANPVKVAHALGRQRYNSLLVGQGAREWALSQGFGDKKMLTERAMQHYRKRCRETLDKGLSPYDGHDTVGVIALDKQGSMSVATSTSGLFMKKRGRLGDSPIIGSGFYCDSEIGAATATGVGEDLMKGCTSYEIVRRMEQGMTPQQAADSVVYELEDKLMSRFGRAGDLSVVCMNRKGEFGAATNIKTFSFVVATATQPLTVFCAERVKEKTHYQPVDDAWMQAYADRIRAPIEE from the coding sequence ATGTGGGGAATAATTGCAACCTGGCGTATGGCGCTGGAAGGGGTGAGTGACTCGGCTACGGCACTTGCCGCAGGCGACGTGGCGGCAACATCGGTCGTTGATGCGGTGGTCGCTGTCGAAGATTTTCCATTCTACAAATCGGTCGGTTATGGCGGCCTGCCCACCGAGAACGGCGAGGTCGAACTGGATGCAGCCTGGATGGACGGCGACACGCTGGCCTTTGGTGCGGTGGGAAATCTGGTCGATATTGCTAACCCGGTGAAGGTGGCTCATGCGCTGGGTCGCCAGCGCTATAACTCGCTGCTGGTCGGTCAGGGAGCGCGCGAATGGGCACTAAGTCAGGGATTTGGCGATAAAAAAATGCTCACCGAACGGGCGATGCAGCACTATCGTAAGCGCTGTCGCGAGACGCTGGATAAGGGGCTAAGTCCGTATGACGGGCACGACACCGTCGGCGTTATCGCGCTGGATAAACAAGGCTCGATGAGCGTCGCCACTTCGACGAGCGGCCTGTTTATGAAAAAGCGCGGTCGCCTGGGAGACTCGCCGATTATCGGTTCTGGTTTCTACTGTGACAGCGAGATTGGCGCAGCAACCGCGACCGGCGTTGGCGAAGACCTGATGAAAGGCTGCACCAGCTATGAAATCGTCCGCCGAATGGAACAAGGCATGACTCCACAGCAGGCGGCAGATTCAGTGGTGTACGAACTGGAAGATAAGCTAATGTCTCGCTTTGGTCGCGCGGGCGATCTGTCCGTCGTCTGCATGAACCGCAAAGGCGAATTTGGCGCAGCAACCAACATCAAAACGTTCTCTTTTGTTGTTGCCACTGCCACCCAGCCGCTGACGGTATTTTGCGCCGAACGTGTCAAAGAGAAGACCCATTATCAACCGGTGGACGACGCCTGGATGCAGGCCTATGCCGACCGCATTCGTGCGCCTATCGAGGAGTAA
- the celB gene encoding PTS cellobiose transporter subunit IIC, whose translation MNNVLGFLEEKLMPIAAKTAQQRHLGAIRGAYVSFMPFIIVGSILLVISSFPNQSYQQFMSHSFGANWSAIVEIPFNAVFSTMSLFISFLVAYRLAEHYEGDRLSCGILALVSFLILTPFMKVAENGGITVMPVEWIGTKGLFVAMIGSLLWTELFCWLKKKKLVIKMPDGVPPAVQESFAALIPALVVMIIVLAIRIGFENTHYQTIHQFIYEVVATPVRHFGTSYFGALMTVFSITILWSVGINSGSMVNGIIRPLWMENQTDNIAAIQAGVTPPHIITEQFFDMIWMGGAGATLSLVIAMLIFARSKSMREVARLGAGASVFNINEPVLFGLPVIMNPIMLIPFNLVPLVLVTIQYVAMKIGMVAVTTGVFIPWTLPPVISGFIVTGHISGSVMQILNLLIGAMLYLPFMRILDKQYRAAEISEAQGSNTLAKQE comes from the coding sequence ATGAACAATGTTCTGGGATTTTTAGAAGAGAAACTGATGCCGATTGCCGCGAAAACCGCACAGCAACGTCATCTTGGTGCCATTCGCGGTGCATACGTCTCCTTTATGCCTTTCATCATCGTTGGCTCTATCCTGCTGGTCATTTCGTCGTTCCCGAATCAGAGCTATCAACAATTTATGTCTCACAGCTTTGGTGCTAACTGGAGCGCCATCGTGGAAATTCCGTTTAACGCCGTATTCTCAACGATGTCGCTCTTTATCAGCTTCCTCGTCGCCTACCGTCTAGCAGAGCATTACGAGGGCGATCGCCTCTCATGCGGCATTCTGGCGCTGGTCAGTTTTCTGATCCTGACGCCGTTTATGAAGGTGGCGGAAAACGGCGGCATTACCGTTATGCCCGTTGAATGGATTGGCACCAAAGGGTTATTTGTCGCCATGATTGGTTCACTGCTCTGGACCGAGCTGTTTTGCTGGCTTAAAAAGAAAAAGCTGGTGATCAAAATGCCAGATGGCGTGCCGCCTGCGGTACAAGAGTCTTTTGCAGCGCTGATCCCGGCGCTCGTCGTGATGATTATCGTCCTGGCCATTCGCATCGGATTTGAAAATACCCACTACCAGACCATCCACCAGTTCATCTATGAAGTCGTCGCCACACCGGTTCGCCACTTCGGTACCTCGTATTTCGGCGCACTGATGACGGTATTTAGCATCACCATTTTGTGGTCGGTCGGGATTAACTCCGGATCGATGGTCAACGGCATCATTCGTCCACTGTGGATGGAAAACCAGACCGATAACATCGCCGCCATTCAAGCCGGCGTTACCCCACCCCATATTATTACCGAGCAGTTCTTCGACATGATTTGGATGGGCGGAGCTGGTGCCACATTATCACTGGTCATCGCCATGCTGATTTTTGCCCGCAGTAAGAGCATGCGCGAAGTGGCACGCCTTGGTGCAGGAGCATCGGTCTTTAACATTAACGAACCGGTGCTGTTCGGCTTGCCGGTGATTATGAACCCCATCATGCTGATCCCATTCAATCTGGTACCGCTGGTGCTGGTCACTATTCAGTATGTGGCGATGAAAATCGGCATGGTAGCAGTAACCACTGGCGTGTTTATCCCGTGGACGCTACCGCCTGTTATCAGCGGGTTTATCGTTACCGGGCATATTTCCGGCAGCGTGATGCAAATACTTAATCTACTGATTGGCGCGATGTTATATCTGCCGTTTATGCGCATTCTCGACAAGCAGTATCGTGCGGCAGAAATCAGTGAAGCTCAGGGATCCAATACGCTAGCAAAGCAGGAGTAA
- a CDS encoding helix-turn-helix domain-containing protein: MEIKLHANATTTPRVRKYLQESDKSDRELARELGISVTTVRRWRNREQTVDRSTTPVVVHKAMRQEQIVLINALRDILRAPLDDLLFIVVEGLEIPLSRATLSRYLKPSYHRAESELPCGKKALKAGVKPQTLTLHYRFLSLHMNDDGDHHLLWAQEPVSGWCAARVYSGMSPSLVVNWLDEVLAQFPGDVQSVEIKSDEWINDILIDALTHRLVERSIQGRASRIVNKRLAVQVTLPLVDIIPAARFCTPDALAVRLCTIFNTGKEQKKLGNMTPQAFLQALRPQRS, translated from the coding sequence ATGGAAATTAAGCTGCACGCCAATGCAACGACAACGCCCAGAGTCCGGAAGTATTTGCAGGAGTCCGATAAGAGTGACCGTGAATTGGCGCGTGAATTGGGGATCTCTGTGACAACGGTACGCCGCTGGCGTAATCGAGAACAGACCGTTGACCGTAGTACGACGCCAGTAGTGGTACACAAAGCAATGAGACAAGAACAAATTGTGTTGATTAATGCCCTGCGGGATATTCTGCGCGCTCCGCTCGACGACTTGTTGTTTATAGTGGTGGAGGGGCTTGAGATCCCGCTATCCCGTGCGACGCTAAGCCGCTACCTGAAGCCTTCTTATCATCGGGCGGAGAGCGAGCTGCCGTGTGGTAAAAAGGCGCTGAAAGCGGGCGTTAAACCGCAAACGCTCACGTTGCACTATCGCTTCTTGTCACTGCATATGAACGATGATGGCGACCATCATTTGCTGTGGGCTCAGGAACCGGTCAGCGGTTGGTGTGCTGCACGAGTCTACTCCGGTATGTCACCTTCATTAGTCGTGAACTGGCTGGATGAAGTGCTGGCGCAGTTCCCGGGTGATGTTCAATCTGTTGAGATAAAAAGCGATGAATGGATAAACGATATCCTGATTGATGCGTTAACCCACCGGCTGGTGGAGCGGAGCATTCAGGGGCGAGCGTCGCGTATAGTCAATAAACGGTTGGCGGTGCAGGTGACGTTACCGCTGGTGGACATTATCCCGGCTGCGCGGTTTTGTACGCCGGATGCCCTGGCGGTCAGGCTGTGCACTATTTTTAATACGGGGAAGGAGCAGAAAAAACTGGGGAATATGACGCCGCAGGCTTTTTTACAAGCGCTGCGGCCACAACGCTCTTAA
- the arsC gene encoding arsenate reductase (glutaredoxin) (This arsenate reductase requires both glutathione and glutaredoxin to convert arsenate to arsenite, after which the efflux transporter formed by ArsA and ArsB can extrude the arsenite from the cell, providing resistance.), translating into MTDSVTIYHNPRCSKSRETLSLLKDNGIDPDVVLYLETPPDSATLRKLLTMLGMNSARELMRQKEDLYKELNLSDSQLSEEALIQAMVDNPKLIERPIVVSNGQARIGRPPEQVLDIVR; encoded by the coding sequence ATGACGGATTCGGTCACCATCTACCATAATCCACGCTGCTCAAAGAGCCGCGAAACCTTGAGCCTTTTAAAGGATAACGGCATCGATCCAGACGTCGTGCTTTATCTGGAAACACCACCGGATTCCGCGACCTTGCGCAAACTGCTGACGATGCTTGGCATGAACAGCGCTCGCGAGCTGATGCGCCAGAAAGAGGATCTGTATAAGGAACTCAATCTTAGCGACAGCCAGCTCAGCGAAGAGGCGTTAATTCAGGCGATGGTGGACAATCCGAAGCTGATTGAGCGCCCGATCGTGGTCAGCAACGGCCAGGCGCGCATTGGCCGTCCGCCGGAGCAGGTTCTGGATATTGTTCGTTAA
- the bepA gene encoding beta-barrel assembly-enhancing protease: protein MFRQLKKTLLASLIATLALGQIAPAFADSADNLPDMGTSAGSTLSIGQELQMGDYYVRQLRGSAPLINDPLLVQYINSLGMRLVSHAYSVRTPFHFYLINNDDINAFAFFGGNVVLHSALFRYSDTESQLASVMAHEISHVTQRHLARAMEDQKRNAPLTWVGALGSILLAMASPQAGMAALSGTLAGTQQGIISFTRQNEEEADRIGIQVLQRSGFDPQAMPAFMEKLLDQSRYSSRPPEMLLTHPLPESRLSDARNRANQMRPVVVQSSADFYFAKARTLGMYNSGKNQLGTDLLDNWSKGNVREQHAAQYGRALLAMEAKNYVEASKQLQPLLSAEPQNAWFLDLATDIDLGQNKTNEAISRLKNARELRTNPVLQLNLANALLEAGQAGEAATILNRYTFNNKDDTNGWDLLAQAESKLGNRDQELAARAENMALVGRLDQAISLLSAASAQVKLRSLQQARYDARIDQLRQLQERFRPYQKM, encoded by the coding sequence ATGTTCAGGCAGTTGAAAAAAACGCTGTTGGCATCCCTTATTGCGACACTTGCGCTCGGCCAGATTGCGCCTGCGTTTGCAGACTCAGCGGATAATCTGCCGGATATGGGCACATCCGCAGGAAGCACGCTCTCCATCGGTCAGGAGCTGCAGATGGGGGATTACTATGTTCGACAACTGCGCGGCAGCGCACCGCTGATAAATGACCCGTTGCTGGTCCAGTACATTAATTCACTGGGTATGCGACTGGTCTCGCACGCCTATTCTGTTCGAACTCCGTTTCACTTCTATCTGATCAATAACGATGATATCAACGCCTTCGCCTTCTTCGGCGGTAACGTGGTGCTGCACTCGGCATTGTTCCGTTATTCTGATACCGAAAGCCAGCTGGCGTCGGTGATGGCGCACGAAATTTCGCACGTCACCCAACGTCACCTGGCGCGCGCGATGGAAGACCAGAAGCGTAACGCCCCATTGACGTGGGTAGGTGCGTTGGGTTCAATCTTGCTGGCGATGGCAAGCCCGCAGGCCGGTATGGCTGCACTGAGCGGTACGCTTGCGGGTACCCAACAGGGCATCATCAGCTTCACCCGTCAGAATGAGGAAGAGGCAGACCGCATCGGGATCCAGGTACTGCAACGCTCGGGGTTTGACCCGCAGGCGATGCCAGCCTTTATGGAAAAGTTGCTCGATCAGTCTCGCTATTCATCACGTCCGCCAGAAATGCTGCTGACTCACCCATTGCCGGAGAGTCGTTTGTCGGATGCGCGTAACCGCGCTAACCAGATGCGCCCGGTGGTGGTGCAATCCTCCGCAGACTTCTACTTTGCCAAAGCGCGTACGCTCGGCATGTATAACTCCGGGAAAAATCAGCTTGGTACCGACCTGCTCGATAACTGGTCGAAAGGCAATGTTCGCGAGCAGCATGCCGCGCAATATGGCCGTGCGTTGTTGGCAATGGAGGCGAAAAATTACGTCGAAGCCAGCAAGCAACTCCAGCCTCTGCTGAGCGCTGAGCCGCAAAATGCCTGGTTTCTTGACCTGGCGACCGATATTGATCTCGGGCAGAACAAAACCAATGAGGCGATTAGCCGGTTGAAGAATGCCCGTGAGCTGCGTACCAATCCAGTACTACAGTTAAACCTCGCCAATGCCCTGCTGGAAGCCGGTCAGGCCGGGGAAGCTGCGACGATTCTGAACCGCTATACGTTTAATAACAAAGACGACACCAACGGCTGGGATTTACTGGCTCAGGCGGAATCAAAGCTGGGCAACCGCGACCAGGAATTGGCCGCTCGCGCGGAAAATATGGCGCTGGTGGGAAGACTCGACCAGGCTATTTCCCTGCTGAGCGCCGCCAGCGCACAGGTGAAATTACGCAGCCTGCAACAGGCGCGCTACGATGCGCGAATTGACCAGTTGCGCCAGTTGCAAGAACGCTTCCGCCCTTATCAAAAAATGTAA
- a CDS encoding AI-2E family transporter has product MLEMLMQWYRRRFSDPEAIALLVILVAGFCILFFFSGLLAPLLVALVLAYLLEWPTVRLERLGWSRTWATSVVMVLFIGILLLMSFVVMPIAWQQGINLIHDMPGMLNKLSDFAATLPRRYPALMDAGIIDAMAENMRSRMLTMGDSVVKYSVASLMGLLTLAVYLVLVPLMVFFLVKDKEQMLNAVRRVLPRNRGLAGQVWKEMNQQITNYIRGKVLEMIVVGIATWLGFLMFGLNYSLLLAVLVGISVLIPYIGAFVVTIPVVCVALFQFGLGTEFWSLFVVYLIIQGLDGNLLVPVLFSEAVNLHPLVIILSVVIFGGLWGFWGVFFAIPLATLVKAVVHAWPDGLVTQEEVQN; this is encoded by the coding sequence ATGCTCGAGATGTTAATGCAGTGGTACCGTCGCCGATTTAGCGACCCCGAAGCGATTGCCCTGCTGGTGATTCTGGTAGCTGGTTTTTGCATTTTATTTTTCTTCAGCGGCCTGCTGGCGCCGCTGCTGGTGGCCCTGGTCTTAGCGTATCTGCTGGAGTGGCCGACTGTACGCCTTGAGCGGTTAGGCTGGTCGAGAACCTGGGCGACCAGCGTGGTCATGGTGTTGTTTATCGGTATTTTGCTGCTGATGTCATTTGTGGTGATGCCGATTGCCTGGCAGCAGGGGATTAATCTGATCCACGATATGCCAGGCATGCTCAATAAATTGTCGGATTTTGCCGCCACTTTGCCACGTCGTTACCCGGCGTTGATGGATGCTGGCATTATTGATGCGATGGCCGAGAACATGCGCAGCCGAATGCTGACCATGGGCGACTCGGTAGTAAAATATTCCGTTGCTTCGCTGATGGGGCTGCTGACGCTCGCCGTCTATCTGGTTCTGGTGCCGCTGATGGTCTTTTTCCTCGTCAAAGATAAAGAGCAGATGCTCAACGCCGTTCGTCGCGTTCTGCCGCGTAACCGTGGGTTGGCGGGGCAGGTGTGGAAAGAGATGAACCAGCAGATCACCAACTATATTCGTGGCAAGGTACTGGAGATGATTGTCGTCGGTATCGCCACCTGGCTCGGCTTCCTGATGTTCGGCCTTAACTACTCGCTGTTGCTGGCAGTACTGGTCGGAATATCGGTATTGATTCCTTATATCGGCGCATTTGTGGTGACCATTCCGGTCGTTTGTGTGGCGCTGTTCCAGTTTGGACTCGGGACTGAGTTCTGGAGCCTGTTTGTGGTGTATCTGATAATCCAGGGGCTGGATGGTAATTTGCTGGTGCCGGTGCTGTTTTCAGAGGCCGTTAACTTGCATCCGCTGGTGATTATTCTGTCGGTGGTGATTTTTGGCGGGCTGTGGGGATTCTGGGGTGTCTTCTTTGCCATTCCACTGGCAACGTTGGTTAAAGCGGTGGTTCACGCCTGGCCGGACGGTTTAGTTACGCAAGAGGAAGTGCAAAATTGA
- the bcp gene encoding thioredoxin-dependent thiol peroxidase yields the protein MNPLKAGDIAPKFSLPDQDGEQVNLTDFQGQRVLVYFYPKAMTPGCTVQACGLRDNMDELKKAGVEVLGISTDKPEKLSRFAEKELLNFTLLSDEDHQVCEQFGIWGEKTFMGKTYDGIHRTSFLVDADGKIEHVFDDFKTSNHHDIVLGWLQANA from the coding sequence ATGAACCCACTGAAAGCCGGTGATATCGCACCGAAATTTAGTTTGCCCGATCAAGACGGCGAGCAAGTAAATTTGACCGACTTCCAGGGACAACGTGTTCTGGTCTATTTCTACCCGAAAGCGATGACCCCTGGCTGCACCGTTCAGGCTTGCGGCCTTCGTGACAACATGGATGAGCTGAAAAAAGCGGGCGTCGAAGTGCTGGGTATCAGCACCGACAAACCAGAAAAACTTTCCCGTTTCGCCGAAAAAGAGCTGCTGAACTTCACGCTACTTTCTGATGAAGATCATCAGGTATGTGAGCAGTTTGGTATCTGGGGTGAAAAAACGTTCATGGGTAAAACCTATGACGGTATCCACCGTACCAGCTTCCTGGTGGATGCTGACGGTAAAATTGAACATGTGTTTGATGACTTCAAAACCAGTAATCACCACGATATCGTACTGGGCTGGCTACAAGCTAACGCCTAA
- a CDS encoding glycine cleavage system transcriptional repressor, with protein MTASLQHYLVITALGADRSGIVNTITRHVSSCGCNIEDSRLAMLGDEFTFIMLLSGTWNAITLIESTLPLKGAELDLLIVMKRTTARPRPAMPATVWVQVEVPDSPHIIERFTALFDSWEMNIAELVSRTQPGTDESAAQLFIQITAHSPATKNASNIEQAFKALCTELSAQGSINVINYSQHDEQDGAL; from the coding sequence TTGACAGCCTCATTACAACACTATCTGGTTATTACAGCCCTGGGCGCGGATCGCTCCGGCATCGTCAATACGATTACACGTCATGTCAGCAGCTGCGGCTGTAACATCGAGGACAGTCGGTTGGCCATGCTGGGGGATGAGTTTACTTTTATTATGCTGCTTTCCGGCACCTGGAACGCCATCACCCTGATTGAATCCACTCTGCCGCTAAAGGGAGCCGAGCTGGATTTATTGATTGTGATGAAGCGCACGACCGCGCGACCGCGTCCAGCCATGCCTGCTACCGTGTGGGTTCAGGTGGAAGTCCCCGATTCCCCGCACATTATCGAACGTTTTACGGCGCTGTTCGATAGCTGGGAAATGAACATTGCTGAACTGGTTTCTCGTACTCAACCGGGTACCGATGAAAGCGCGGCACAGTTGTTCATCCAGATTACCGCCCATAGCCCCGCTACGAAAAATGCATCAAATATCGAGCAAGCGTTCAAAGCCCTATGTACAGAATTGAGCGCGCAAGGCAGTATAAACGTGATCAATTATTCACAGCATGATGAACAGGATGGAGCTTTGTAA
- the dapA gene encoding 4-hydroxy-tetrahydrodipicolinate synthase, producing the protein MFTGSIVALVTPMDEKGNVDRSSLKKLIDYHVTNGTSAIVSVGTTGESATLSHEEHGDVVMTTLELADGRIPVIAGTGANATAEAISLTQRFNDSGVVGCLTVTPYYNRPTQEGLFQHFKAIAEHTDLPQILYNVPSRTGCDMLPETVGRLAKIKNIIAIKEATGNLSRVHQIKELVSDDFILLSGDDATGLDFIQLGGHGVISVTANIAARDMAEMCKLAADGQFAQARIINQRLMPLHNKLFVEPNPIPVKWACKELGLVATDTMRLPMTPITDHGRDVVASALKHAGLL; encoded by the coding sequence ATGTTCACGGGAAGTATTGTAGCGCTTGTCACGCCGATGGATGAAAAAGGTAATGTCGACCGTTCAAGCCTGAAAAAACTGATTGATTACCATGTCACCAACGGAACCTCGGCGATTGTGTCGGTAGGAACTACCGGCGAATCCGCAACGCTCAGCCACGAAGAGCATGGCGACGTGGTAATGACCACGCTGGAACTGGCCGATGGCCGCATTCCAGTGATTGCTGGAACGGGCGCTAATGCGACCGCAGAGGCAATAAGCCTGACCCAGCGTTTTAACGATTCCGGCGTTGTCGGTTGCCTGACGGTGACCCCGTACTACAACCGTCCAACCCAGGAAGGCCTGTTCCAGCACTTCAAAGCGATTGCTGAGCATACTGACTTGCCACAAATCCTGTATAATGTGCCGTCACGTACCGGTTGCGATATGCTACCGGAAACCGTAGGTCGCCTTGCGAAAATCAAAAATATTATCGCGATTAAGGAAGCTACGGGGAACTTAAGTCGTGTTCATCAGATCAAAGAGCTGGTTTCAGACGACTTCATCCTGCTGAGCGGTGATGATGCTACCGGGCTGGACTTCATTCAGCTCGGTGGTCACGGCGTTATTTCAGTGACGGCGAACATTGCTGCACGTGATATGGCGGAAATGTGTAAGCTGGCGGCTGATGGCCAGTTCGCACAAGCGCGTATCATCAACCAGCGTTTGATGCCGTTGCATAATAAATTATTTGTCGAACCCAATCCGATCCCAGTGAAATGGGCATGTAAGGAGTTGGGACTTGTGGCGACCGATACCATGCGTTTGCCGATGACACCTATCACCGACCACGGTCGTGATGTAGTGGCATCCGCATTAAAGCATGCCGGTCTGCTGTAA
- the bamC gene encoding outer membrane protein assembly factor BamC produces MAYSVQKSRVAKVAGVSLVLLLAACSSDSRYKRQVSGDESYLDAAPLSELHAPAGMILPIENGDYNIPVANGSSAVGKALDIRPPAQPLALVSGARTQFTGDTAMLLVENSRSGSLWPQVVSIVQAKNYTITKRDDASQTLTTDWVDWNRLDEDQQYRGRYQISVQPQGYQQAVMVKLVNLEQAGKAVADRAALQRYSAEMLNVISAGLDKNATDAANASRGTAGATFDVQSASDDTGLPMLVVRGPFNQVWQRLPGALEKVGMKVTDSTRSQGSIAVTYKPLSDSSWKDLGASDPGLVSGDYKLQVGDLDNRSSLQFIDPKGHTLTQSQNDALVAVFQAALSK; encoded by the coding sequence ATGGCTTACTCAGTACAGAAGTCGCGCGTGGCGAAGGTTGCGGGTGTTTCACTGGTTCTACTGCTTGCAGCGTGTAGTTCCGACTCGCGCTATAAGCGCCAGGTGAGCGGTGATGAGTCCTATCTGGATGCCGCACCGTTAAGTGAACTTCATGCGCCTGCGGGCATGATCCTGCCGATTGAAAATGGCGACTACAACATTCCGGTCGCTAATGGCAGCAGTGCAGTAGGTAAAGCGCTGGACATTCGTCCGCCAGCTCAGCCATTGGCGCTGGTTTCCGGTGCGCGCACCCAGTTTACCGGCGACACCGCCATGCTGCTGGTTGAAAATAGCCGCAGCGGCTCCCTGTGGCCACAGGTCGTCAGCATCGTTCAGGCGAAGAACTACACCATCACCAAACGTGATGATGCGAGCCAAACGCTGACGACGGACTGGGTTGACTGGAATCGTCTTGACGAAGACCAGCAGTACCGTGGTCGTTATCAAATCTCCGTGCAGCCGCAGGGCTATCAGCAAGCGGTGATGGTGAAGTTGGTTAACCTTGAGCAAGCTGGCAAAGCGGTTGCCGATCGTGCCGCTTTGCAGCGCTACAGCGCTGAAATGCTCAACGTCATCTCTGCGGGTCTCGATAAGAACGCGACCGATGCGGCTAATGCCTCCCGAGGCACCGCTGGCGCGACGTTTGATGTGCAGAGCGCGTCTGACGATACCGGTCTGCCAATGCTGGTAGTTCGTGGGCCGTTCAACCAGGTATGGCAACGCCTGCCGGGTGCGCTTGAAAAAGTGGGCATGAAAGTGACCGACAGCACCCGTTCGCAGGGCAGCATTGCCGTAACTTACAAGCCGCTGTCTGACAGCAGCTGGAAAGACCTTGGCGCAAGCGATCCGGGTCTGGTTTCCGGTGACTACAAACTTCAGGTCGGCGATCTGGACAACCGTAGTAGCTTGCAGTTCATTGATCCAAAAGGTCATACGCTGACGCAGTCGCAAAATGATGCTCTGGTAGCCGTATTCCAGGCAGCATTAAGCAAGTAA
- the purC gene encoding phosphoribosylaminoimidazolesuccinocarboxamide synthase produces MQKLAELYRGKAKTVHSTENPDLLVLEFRNDTSAGDGARIEQFDRKGMVNNKFNHFIMSKLADAGIPTQMEALLSDTECLVKKLDMVPVECVVRNRAAGSLVKRLGIEEGIELNPPLFDLFLKNDAMHDPMINESYCETFGWVSKENLARMQELTYKANDVLKKLFDDAGLILVDFKLEFGLFKGEVVLGDEFSPDGSRLWDKKTMDKMDKDRFRQSLGGLIEAYEEVAHRLGVKLD; encoded by the coding sequence ATGCAAAAGCTAGCTGAGTTGTATCGTGGTAAAGCGAAAACCGTACACAGCACCGAAAACCCGGATCTGTTGGTACTCGAATTCCGTAACGATACGTCAGCAGGAGATGGCGCGCGCATTGAACAGTTCGATCGTAAAGGCATGGTGAACAACAAGTTTAACCATTTCATTATGAGCAAGCTGGCAGACGCGGGTATCCCGACCCAGATGGAAGCGTTGTTGTCCGATACCGAATGTCTGGTGAAAAAGCTGGATATGGTGCCGGTGGAGTGCGTGGTACGTAACCGTGCAGCCGGTTCGCTGGTGAAACGTTTAGGGATTGAAGAGGGCATTGAGCTGAATCCTCCGCTGTTTGACCTGTTCTTGAAAAACGATGCCATGCACGATCCAATGATTAACGAATCCTACTGCGAAACCTTCGGTTGGGTGAGCAAAGAGAATCTGGCACGTATGCAGGAGCTGACCTATAAGGCCAACGACGTGCTGAAAAAGCTGTTTGATGACGCCGGTCTTATCCTCGTCGATTTCAAACTGGAATTCGGTCTGTTTAAAGGCGAAGTGGTGCTGGGCGATGAATTCTCTCCAGACGGCAGCCGTCTGTGGGACAAAAAGACCATGGACAAAATGGACAAAGACCGTTTCCGTCAGAGCCTGGGCGGCCTGATTGAAGCCTACGAAGAAGTGGCGCACCGTTTAGGCGTGAAGCTGGACTAA